The Vicinamibacterales bacterium nucleotide sequence CGCGCGGAAGCGATCGACGACGCCGCGATCCAGCGGCAGCTCGGGACCGATCACCGTGAGATCGATCGACTCACGTAGTGTGAGCGCGAGCAGCGCATCCGGATCGGACGCCTCGATCGGCACGGTCTGCGCGATCGCGGCGATGCCGGGGTTGCCCGGCGCGCAGAACAGCGCCGCCGGCCGCTCGCGTCCGAGGCGCCAGGCGAGGGCGTGCTCGCGTCCGCCGCCGCCGGCGATCAAGACCCGCACGAGACTCCTAAGCGGTTGGCGGGTAACGAGTTACGTGAGGGCGAAGCAGCCCGAGCTTTGCTGCGAGGATTGACGGGCACCTGTGATAGCCTAGCGTATTCCGACGGATCCAATGGACCAGACCGGGGGATTACAGTCGGCCAAGGGGGGTGTAAGCAAGCTTGGCTGAAGTGAAAGTGCAGGATGGCGAATCCATCGAGAGCGCGCTACGCCGGTTCAAGCGGAAGGTGCAGCAGGAAGATATCATCAAGGATATCAAGAAGCACTCCTTCTACCTGAAACCTGGAGATCGCCGCCGCGCCAAGCAGGCGCTCGCGCGTAAGCGGACGCGCAAGAAGCAGCGCCGCGAATCGGATTAAGCACACGTTGGGGCCGGGTCCGGATGACCATGCCGGGGCCCGGCATCCCGCCAGGGTGGCGGGATAGCAGGGGCGAGTGAAAGAGGTAGTGATGGAGTTCCAGGACAAGACTCTCGACTGTGTCGACTGCGGGGCCCCTTTCGTCTGGACTGCCGGCGAGCAGCTGTTCTTCGCCGACAAGAACTTCAAGAACGAACCGAAACGCTGCAAGAGCTGCAAGGCGAAGCGCGCGGCGCGCCCGTCGGGCGGCGGCGGCGTCGGCCGCGAGCGCGTGGAGACGAGCACCAACTGCTCGGCCTGCGGCAAGGAAACCACCGTTCCGTTCCGCCCGACTCAGGGCCGCCCGGTGTTCTGCCGGGAATGCTTCCAGTCCCGCAAGTTCGCCGGGGCCGGGGGCGCTTAACCCCTCGTCGGCGCCATCGCCCAGAGGCCACGCATCGGGCGTGGCCTTCCTTTTTTGCGGACCTCCGCGTGCGGGACCTTCCGCGCCGCGTGAGAGTCTAAGGTCTGAGCACTCGTATCATGTCTACGCGCTGCAGCCGAGTTCGGCGTTCCGTTCTCCCCTTTCTGATCGCGGTGCCGCTGGCCGCGTGCAACGACGGCGGCGGCAACGGAGCCGGCGCCCCCGGCGCCGCTGGACGCGGCGGCGCGCCGCCGGCGACCCCGGTCGGCATCGTCACGCTGCAGAACCGCCCGCTCGAGATTGCGTCGGAGTTCATCTCGACGGTCCGCTCCCTCCACTCGACCACGATTCAGCCGCAGGTCGACGGCCGGGTCACCCGCATCTTCGTGAAGTCCGGCGACGCCGTGCGCGCCGGCGCGCCGATCCTGCAGATCGATCCGGAGAAGCAGACCGCGACGGTGCAGAACACGGAGTCGCAGCGCGCCGGCCGCGTGTCCGAGGTCGCATACTGGAAGGGGCAGGTCGAGCGGCTGCAGTCGCTGCTCAAGGCCGGCGCGATCAGCCAGAACGAGTTCGACACCGCGAAACGCAACCTCGACAGCGCCGAAGCCGCGCTCGCCGCGCTCGACGCCCAGGTGCGCGAGGGGCGCGTGCAGCTTCAGTACTTCCGCGTCACCGCGCCCACCGCCGGCGTGGTGGGAGACATCGCGATCCGTGAAGGGGATCGCGTCACCACGCAGACGGAGATCACCACGATCGACGACAAGGCGGGACTCGAAGCCTACATCCAGGTGCCGGTCGGGCAGGCGCCGGATCTCCGCGTCGGGCTGACGACGCAGATCCTCGACGCCGAGGGGAAGGTCATCGCCACCAACCCGGTCTCGTTCGTGGCGCCGCGCGTCGACCCGTCGACGCAGACGGTGCTCGCCAAGGCGCTGCTGCGCGACGTGCCGCCCAGCGTCCGGGTGCAGCAGTTCGTCAAGGTGCGCGTGATCTGGCGATCGGCCCAGGGCCTCACGGTGCCGGTTACCGCCGTGTCGCGCGTCTCCGGCCAGTACTTCGCGTTCGTCGCCGAGCAGGGGCCGAACGGCCTGACCGCGAAGCAGCGCCCGATCTCGGTCGGCGAGATCCGCGAGAACGAATACATCGTCACCAGCGGCCTCAAGCCCGGCGAGAAGCTGATCGTCTCGGGGATCCAGAAGATCGCCGACGGCGCGCCGGTCAGGCCCGAATAATGTTCGTCAACACCTTCATCACCCGGCCGATCCTCGCGTCGGTCTGCTCGCTGGTCATCATCCTCGCCGGCCTCGTCGCCATCCCGACGATGCCGGTGGCGCAGTATCCGGCGCTCGCGCCGCCGCAGATCTCGGTCAACGCGGTCTACACCGGCGCCAACGCGCAGGAAGTCGAGACCGCCGTGACCACGCCGCTCGAGCAGGCGATCAACGGCGTGGAGGGCATGCTCTACATGTCCTCCTCGAGCACCAACAGCGGCTTCTCGAGCATCAACGTCACCTTCGACATCAGCCGCGATCAGGACCTGGCGCAGGTCGACGTGCAGAACCGCGTGTCGCAGGCGCTCGGCCGCCTGCCCACGGAAGTGCGCGCGCTCGGCATCACCGTCAACAAGCAGAACACCGGCTTCGTGATGGCGGCGGGCGTGTTCGCGGAGGGCGGCGAGTACGACTCGCTGTTCCTCAGCAACTACATCGACGTCTACGTGAAGGACGCGCTGAAACGCGTCCCCGGCGTGGCGGACGTCATGATCTTCGGCGAGCGCAAGTACTCGATGCGCCTGTGGCTGGACCCGCAGCGGCTGGCGGCGCGGCAGCTCACCGCCGGCGACGTCACCAGCGCGCTGCGCGAGCAGAACATCCAGGTCGCCGCCGGCGCGCTCGGCCAGTCGCCCGCGCCGAAGGGACAGCTGTATCAGCTGAGCGTCCGCGTCGAAGGCCGCCTGCCCGACGCGCCCGATTTCGACAACATCATCCTCAAGTCCGGCGCCGACGGATCGCTGGTGCGCCTCAAGGACGTCGGCTACGCCCAGCTGGGAGCCGAGACCTACGCCGCCGAGCTGCGGTTCCAGGGCCAGGACGCGGTCGGCTTCGGCGTCATCCAGCTGCCGTCGGCGAATGCGCTCGACGTCTCGCGCGGCGTCCGCGAGGAGATTCAGCGGCTGTCGGCCTCGTTTCCTCCGGGGCTCCGCCTGCAGATCGCCCTGGACACGACCGAGGTGGTCAGCGACTCGATCCGCGAAGTGCTGAAGACGCTCGCCGAAGCGATCGTGCTCGTCGTCATCGTCATCTTCGTGTTCCTGCAGACGTGGCGCAGCACGATCATCCCGACGATCACCATCCCGGTGTCGCTCATCGGCGCCTTCGCGTTCATCAAGCTGATGGGCTTCTCCATCAACACGCTGACGCTGTTCGGCATCATCCTCGCCACCGGCATCGTCGTCGACGACGCGATCGTCGTGATCGAGAACATCGAGCGGCACATCCAGGAATACCGCAAGCCGGCGCGGCAGGCGGCGATCGACGCGATGCGCGAGGTGCTGGGCGCGGTGATCGCGACCGCGCTCGTGCTGATCGCGGTGTTCGTGCCGATCGCGTTCTTCCCGGGCACCACCGGACGGCTCTACGCGCAGTTCGCGATCACCATCGCCTTCGCGGTGGCGCTGTCGGCGTTCAACGCGGTGACGCTGACGCCGGCGCTGTCGGCGCTGCTGCTGGATCGCGAGAGCCACCGCAAGGGACGCTTCTTCTCGCTGTTCGAGCGCGGCATCACGTCCGGCACCAACACCTACGTCCGGTTCCTGAAGCGCGGCATGCGATCGCGCTGGGCCCTGGTCGCGCTGTTCGCCGTCTCCCTGGGGCTGACCTACTGGGTCAACGCGAGGGTGCCGCGGTCGTTCCTGCCGGAGGAGGATCTCGGCTACTTCCTGACCGTCGTGCAGGCGCCGGCGGGCTCGTCGCTGGAGTACACCGGCAACATCGCC carries:
- the rpsU gene encoding 30S ribosomal protein S21, which translates into the protein MKVQDGESIESALRRFKRKVQQEDIIKDIKKHSFYLKPGDRRRAKQALARKRTRKKQRRESD
- a CDS encoding zinc-ribbon domain containing protein, which translates into the protein MEFQDKTLDCVDCGAPFVWTAGEQLFFADKNFKNEPKRCKSCKAKRAARPSGGGGVGRERVETSTNCSACGKETTVPFRPTQGRPVFCRECFQSRKFAGAGGA
- a CDS encoding efflux RND transporter periplasmic adaptor subunit, coding for MPLAACNDGGGNGAGAPGAAGRGGAPPATPVGIVTLQNRPLEIASEFISTVRSLHSTTIQPQVDGRVTRIFVKSGDAVRAGAPILQIDPEKQTATVQNTESQRAGRVSEVAYWKGQVERLQSLLKAGAISQNEFDTAKRNLDSAEAALAALDAQVREGRVQLQYFRVTAPTAGVVGDIAIREGDRVTTQTEITTIDDKAGLEAYIQVPVGQAPDLRVGLTTQILDAEGKVIATNPVSFVAPRVDPSTQTVLAKALLRDVPPSVRVQQFVKVRVIWRSAQGLTVPVTAVSRVSGQYFAFVAEQGPNGLTAKQRPISVGEIRENEYIVTSGLKPGEKLIVSGIQKIADGAPVRPE
- a CDS encoding multidrug efflux RND transporter permease subunit, with the translated sequence MFVNTFITRPILASVCSLVIILAGLVAIPTMPVAQYPALAPPQISVNAVYTGANAQEVETAVTTPLEQAINGVEGMLYMSSSSTNSGFSSINVTFDISRDQDLAQVDVQNRVSQALGRLPTEVRALGITVNKQNTGFVMAAGVFAEGGEYDSLFLSNYIDVYVKDALKRVPGVADVMIFGERKYSMRLWLDPQRLAARQLTAGDVTSALREQNIQVAAGALGQSPAPKGQLYQLSVRVEGRLPDAPDFDNIILKSGADGSLVRLKDVGYAQLGAETYAAELRFQGQDAVGFGVIQLPSANALDVSRGVREEIQRLSASFPPGLRLQIALDTTEVVSDSIREVLKTLAEAIVLVVIVIFVFLQTWRSTIIPTITIPVSLIGAFAFIKLMGFSINTLTLFGIILATGIVVDDAIVVIENIERHIQEYRKPARQAAIDAMREVLGAVIATALVLIAVFVPIAFFPGTTGRLYAQFAITIAFAVALSAFNAVTLTPALSALLLDRESHRKGRFFSLFERGITSGTNTYVRFLKRGMRSRWALVALFAVSLGLTYWVNARVPRSFLPEEDLGYFLTVVQAPAGSSLEYTGNIARQAENILKQDRDIMSMFSVMGFSFSGAAPNQGIMFIRLKPFDERKGAGHSAQAVIGRVMPKLMSIPGAVVVSIAPASIPGLSRYGGFEFQVLDQTGTDIATLTRGAYGVMGAAAQSPLLRGVFTSFTSNDPQLLVSIDRQRALAAGVPLNEITSAMQTFLGSSYVNDFQFNNRAYRVYVQAEPSYRASPQDLRQLYARARTGQMVPLESLVTVKETTAPQVISHFNLFRAATLNGSPAPGVSSGIALKEMERVATSALPPGMTYAWSGISLEETKAGNQAALIFGLALLLVYLTLAAQYESLVLPFIVLLGVPIAVLGALSAQWARGLANDVYCQVGLVMLIGLSAKNAILIVEFAEQLRHRGMSIVDAAVEAARIRLRPILMTSLAFILGVLPLVFATGAGQEARHSVGTAVAGGMFVSTFLNVIFIPVLYVVIETLRERVAGAPPQTGQSHA